From the Cryptosporangium minutisporangium genome, one window contains:
- a CDS encoding response regulator transcription factor, giving the protein MRVVIAEDNVLLRDGVRLLLADHDIAVVAAVDNADELLAAVATHRPDAAIVDVRMPPTHTDEGLRAAIRIRSEYPETAVLVFSQWVETEYARQLLAEHPTGVGYLLKDRIVRTRDFLDALRRVTEGGTALDPEVVRQLMAVRPRDEGLARLSAREREILDLLAEGRSNIAIAERLHLAARSVEKHVTAIFTKLDLPQARTDHRRVLAVLRYLHARSE; this is encoded by the coding sequence GTGCGCGTCGTCATCGCCGAGGACAACGTGCTGCTGCGGGACGGGGTCCGGCTGCTCCTGGCCGACCACGACATCGCGGTGGTCGCCGCCGTCGACAACGCCGACGAACTACTCGCCGCGGTCGCCACGCACCGGCCGGACGCCGCGATCGTCGACGTCCGGATGCCGCCGACGCACACGGACGAAGGCCTCCGGGCCGCGATCAGGATCCGGTCCGAGTACCCGGAGACCGCCGTCCTGGTGTTCTCCCAGTGGGTCGAGACCGAGTACGCCCGGCAGCTGCTCGCCGAGCACCCCACCGGCGTCGGCTACCTGCTGAAGGATCGCATCGTCCGGACCCGCGACTTCCTGGACGCGCTCCGCCGGGTGACCGAGGGCGGCACCGCGCTCGATCCGGAGGTCGTCCGCCAGCTGATGGCCGTGCGGCCACGCGACGAAGGGCTCGCCCGGCTCTCCGCCCGCGAACGCGAGATCCTCGACCTGCTCGCCGAGGGCCGGTCGAACATCGCGATCGCCGAGCGGCTCCACCTGGCCGCGCGGAGCGTCGAGAAGCACGTCACCGCGATCTTCACCAAGCTCGACCTGCCGCAGGCCCGCACCGACCACCGCCGGGTCCTCGCGGTCCTGCGCTACCTCCACGCCCGGAGCGAGTGA